The following proteins come from a genomic window of Montipora capricornis isolate CH-2021 chromosome 9, ASM3666992v2, whole genome shotgun sequence:
- the LOC138016686 gene encoding uncharacterized protein, which produces MKFVICSFLFIVLIVDNKAEDSEEGEFSDLEDFADWELIRASDERTQKPEKLRCPIYEPPENGALVINYFGPDPLVQVQCKRGYDFVTNPPLLYLCAAGGWQFMDFFGTADTSLPWPNCALTNTPAQLKMGPLAAFFYFDGDCNDPNTQVNMKARFITLAGYAALCRDRTTCLQDTVQVFCGNVTQVARRRRRSTVREMAAINLIDCMARNRLKPLMGCVRKFLKDMPENAEKFKCVNRVEHECKKKPRDGMRLKECFDDIVKCVKDEQGNESST; this is translated from the exons ATGAAATTCGTCATTTGCTCTTTTCTATTCATTGTCCTGATCGTGGATAATAAGGCAGAGGACTCTGAGGAGGGAGAATTCAGTGACCTTGAAGATTTTGCAGACTGGGAATTGATTCGAGCCTCCGACGAACGAACCCAGAAGCCTGAGA AGTTAAGGTGCCCGATTTACGAGCCACCAGAAAATGGAGCACTGGTCATCAATTATTTTGGTCCCGACCCATTGGTCCAAGTTCAGTGCAAGAGAGGATATGACTTTGTGACCAATCCTCCACTGCTGTACCTTTGCGCCGCAGGAGGGTGGCAATTTATGGATTTTTTCGGTACTGCAGATACATCTCTTCCTTGGCCGAATTGTGCAC taACGAATACTCCTGCCCAACTGAAGATGGGACCACTCGCGGCCTTCTTCTACTTCGATGGGGATTGTAACGACCCTAACACACAAGTTAACATGAAAGCAAGATTTATTACTCTTGCTGGTTATGCTGCATTGTGCAGAGATCGTACTACCTGTTTACAGGACACCGTGCAAGTGTTTTGCGGGAATGTTACACAAGTAGCGAGAAGACGCCGGAGATCTACCGTTAGAGAG ATGGCTGCGATAAATCTAATTGACTGTATGGCCAGGAACAGATTGAAACCTTTGATGGGATGTGTGAGAAAATTCCTGAAAGATATGCCCGAGAACGCTGAAAAG tTCAAGTGCGTCAATAGGGTTGAGCACGAATGCAAGAAAAAACCCCGAGATGGCATGCGTTTGAAAGAGTGCTTCGATGACATCGTGAAATGCGTAAAAGACGAACAAGGCAACGAGAGCTCAACATGA